A single window of Caldimicrobium thiodismutans DNA harbors:
- a CDS encoding methylenetetrahydrofolate reductase C-terminal domain-containing protein yields MIIAERRPIPEILQNIEGYEKVLVLGCRGCVAVCSAGGDREVAILAEALRLARTLSGKPLEVLEATFIRQCDPEYLEPLKKYKGEVEAVVSLACGVGVNLIADLYPEMRVYPGVDTSFYGANLSLGEWVEKCRGCGDCIIDKTAGLCPIARCAKNLLNGPCGGSQGGRCEVRKEMPCIWHEIVERMKRRGELEKLMEIWEPKDWRPAGGDGLRVRIRDDLRLNGGN; encoded by the coding sequence ATGATTATAGCAGAGAGAAGGCCAATACCTGAGATTTTGCAAAATATTGAAGGTTATGAGAAGGTGCTTGTGCTTGGATGCAGGGGGTGTGTGGCGGTTTGTTCAGCTGGGGGAGATAGAGAGGTAGCCATACTTGCTGAGGCCCTAAGGCTTGCCAGAACCCTTTCTGGAAAGCCTCTTGAGGTTCTTGAGGCAACCTTTATAAGGCAATGCGATCCAGAGTATCTTGAGCCTTTGAAAAAATACAAAGGTGAGGTTGAGGCAGTGGTCAGCCTTGCCTGTGGAGTGGGGGTGAATTTGATTGCAGATCTCTATCCTGAGATGAGGGTTTATCCCGGAGTTGATACCTCCTTTTATGGGGCTAATCTTTCTCTCGGAGAGTGGGTAGAAAAGTGTAGAGGTTGTGGAGATTGTATTATAGATAAGACAGCCGGGCTCTGTCCCATTGCCAGATGCGCTAAAAATCTTTTAAATGGTCCATGTGGAGGTTCACAGGGGGGAAGGTGCGAGGTAAGAAAGGAGATGCCCTGTATCTGGCATGAAATTGTGGAGAGAATGAAAAGGCGCGGAGAACTTGAAAAACTTATGGAAATCTGGGAACCTAAGGACTGGAGACCTGCAGGAGGAGATGGTTTGAGAGTAAGGATTAGAGATGACCTAAGACTTAATGGAGGGAATTAG
- a CDS encoding acetyl-CoA decarbonylase/synthase complex subunit delta, protein MERKSHLESLLSAGKFAVTAEIGPPRNADSEVIKKKARLLKGFVDAVNITDCQTAVVRVSSLASAVLVLSEGLEPVLQMTCRDRNRIGIQADLLGASALGIRNLLCLTGDHPKFGNHPHAKPVFDLDSIQLLRLAKGLNEGRFENGEEIKGLRPYFFLGAAENPFAEPFDFRPFRLAKKARAGARFFQTQIIYNVDKFRKFMEKLKDLGLTEEVYVLAGITPPKSLGMAKYMKYNVPGLEVPDEIIQRLESAKDKKEEGIQIAVDIIQQVKEIPGVRGVHIMAIEWEEAVPEIVKRAGLSPRESIAEMHPPFVVEKVVEKIVEKPVEVVVEKIVEKPVEVIVEKIVEKEIPLEVEMAGEKISALIEILSDLKASLKNLRSGMESLEEGIVKLEEEFLGKKEARPIVREIPKPAVEVKPPVKVEERPVEAKPELKAEPEVKPELKPEEKPEVKPEIKPEAKPEVKPEVKPEVKSEVKPEVKAEPKPEIKPEVKPEVEPEPKPEVKPAEVKIGGLKGVYRPLSARASKIAQDLYLEKANGEIREVQIGKGEKALKVGGISGINFHLFEGEMKNGLKIAFEILDVKPEDWPEHLSKYYSDVYHDPGLWAKKCVEEYGAEAICLYLLGTDPNFLNLPAEHAKKVAEKVVSSVDVPLIVWGSGNAEKDVEVLRDVADIVGVRGAVIGPVVEANHRTLAAVAMGYSIPVIASSPIDVNLAKQLNILLENMGLALDKILMDPSIGALGYGLEYTYSVMERIRLAALFAQDTKLQVPFICSIGKEVWKTKEAGLPTDALMGDAESRGVLMEALTGVTLALAGGDLLIMRHPKSVELCKILFNGLSLS, encoded by the coding sequence TTGGAAAGAAAAAGTCATCTTGAAAGTCTGCTTTCAGCGGGAAAATTTGCAGTTACAGCGGAGATTGGTCCTCCCAGGAATGCTGATTCCGAGGTTATTAAGAAAAAGGCCCGTCTTCTTAAAGGATTTGTGGATGCTGTAAATATTACCGATTGCCAGACTGCGGTAGTGAGGGTTTCAAGCCTTGCTTCAGCAGTTTTGGTTTTAAGTGAAGGGCTTGAGCCTGTGTTACAGATGACTTGTAGAGATAGAAATAGGATTGGGATTCAGGCAGACCTTCTTGGGGCAAGTGCTCTGGGTATCAGGAATCTTCTTTGTTTAACCGGGGATCATCCAAAGTTTGGAAATCATCCTCATGCCAAACCAGTCTTTGATCTTGATTCTATCCAGCTTCTTAGACTTGCTAAAGGACTTAATGAGGGAAGATTTGAAAATGGAGAAGAGATAAAAGGTTTAAGGCCATATTTTTTCTTGGGGGCTGCAGAAAATCCCTTTGCTGAGCCCTTTGATTTCAGGCCTTTTAGGTTAGCTAAAAAAGCTCGCGCTGGAGCCCGCTTTTTTCAGACCCAAATTATTTACAATGTGGATAAATTTAGAAAATTTATGGAGAAACTTAAAGATTTAGGGCTTACTGAAGAGGTTTATGTTCTTGCTGGAATAACTCCTCCCAAGTCCCTTGGGATGGCTAAATATATGAAATACAATGTCCCAGGTCTTGAGGTTCCTGATGAAATTATACAGAGGCTTGAGTCTGCTAAGGACAAAAAAGAAGAGGGGATTCAGATTGCCGTAGATATTATTCAGCAGGTAAAGGAAATCCCTGGTGTCAGGGGTGTCCATATCATGGCTATTGAGTGGGAGGAAGCTGTTCCTGAGATTGTGAAAAGGGCAGGGCTTTCACCCCGAGAGTCAATAGCGGAGATGCACCCACCCTTTGTAGTAGAAAAGGTAGTAGAAAAGATTGTGGAAAAGCCTGTTGAGGTAGTTGTTGAAAAGATTGTGGAAAAACCAGTGGAAGTAATAGTTGAAAAGATAGTTGAAAAAGAAATACCTCTGGAGGTAGAAATGGCAGGTGAGAAAATATCCGCATTAATTGAGATTCTTTCCGATCTTAAGGCAAGTCTAAAGAATCTGAGATCGGGTATGGAATCCTTAGAGGAGGGAATTGTAAAACTTGAGGAAGAATTTTTAGGGAAAAAAGAGGCTCGTCCAATAGTCAGAGAAATCCCTAAGCCTGCAGTGGAGGTAAAACCACCAGTTAAGGTTGAGGAAAGGCCTGTAGAGGCAAAACCAGAGCTAAAGGCTGAACCCGAAGTTAAACCAGAGCTTAAACCTGAAGAAAAACCTGAAGTAAAACCAGAGATAAAACCTGAAGCTAAGCCTGAAGTCAAACCTGAGGTTAAACCTGAGGTAAAATCCGAAGTAAAACCTGAAGTGAAAGCTGAACCAAAACCTGAAATAAAGCCAGAAGTAAAGCCTGAGGTGGAGCCTGAACCCAAACCTGAAGTAAAACCTGCTGAGGTTAAAATAGGAGGACTCAAAGGGGTCTATAGACCTCTTTCTGCAAGGGCTTCAAAGATTGCCCAAGACCTTTATTTAGAAAAGGCAAATGGTGAGATTAGAGAGGTTCAGATAGGTAAGGGTGAGAAGGCCCTTAAGGTTGGAGGAATCTCAGGTATTAATTTTCATCTCTTTGAAGGGGAGATGAAAAATGGTCTTAAAATTGCCTTTGAGATTCTTGATGTAAAGCCAGAGGACTGGCCAGAGCATTTATCTAAATATTATAGCGATGTCTATCACGATCCTGGCCTCTGGGCTAAAAAGTGTGTTGAAGAGTATGGAGCTGAGGCTATTTGTTTGTATCTTTTAGGCACGGATCCCAACTTTTTAAATCTTCCAGCAGAACATGCTAAAAAGGTAGCGGAAAAAGTTGTTTCTTCTGTTGATGTGCCTTTAATTGTCTGGGGATCAGGAAATGCAGAAAAGGATGTGGAGGTCCTGAGGGATGTTGCGGATATTGTTGGAGTTAGAGGTGCGGTAATTGGTCCTGTGGTTGAAGCTAATCACAGAACCTTAGCTGCAGTTGCTATGGGCTATAGTATCCCTGTAATTGCCTCAAGCCCTATAGATGTTAATCTTGCAAAACAGTTAAATATTCTTCTTGAAAATATGGGGCTTGCCTTAGATAAAATACTTATGGATCCATCGATTGGGGCTTTGGGATATGGTCTTGAATATACCTATTCTGTTATGGAGAGGATAAGGCTTGCAGCCCTTTTTGCTCAGGATACCAAACTTCAGGTGCCCTTTATCTGTAGTATCGGTAAGGAGGTTTGGAAAACTAAGGAAGCCGGCCTTCCCACAGATGCCCTTATGGGAGATGCAGAATCAAGAGGGGTGCTTATGGAGGCCTTAACTGGCGTTACTCTTGCT